The [Bacillus] selenitireducens MLS10 genome includes a region encoding these proteins:
- a CDS encoding anthranilate synthase component I family protein, producing MARFATGISMSLSELGEDWYATFRKMIQPDGRHVLLESGRGGRYSIMGLSPFATLTGKDERLHIDCHGKHETRTGPLLASLRSWMADWQIEADPVLPDIQGGLIGQISYDLIREVETIPTEAADDLDTRDVELLAFDELYVVDHRAERLYAIAVSKDRDDTSRAAGLLRDWQRHANAGESFTFSEKKDVLKSEDTPVRSLDEEAFSQAVEQVQTYIRQGDVFQVNLSVRETRALKTPPEHLYDKLREINPSPYMGYLSLGDVTYVSASPELLVKIRGDEISTRPIAGTRSRGKSPEDDDRLARTLLENEKERAEHIMLVDLERNDLGRVSAFGTVEVDELMVIEKYSHVQHIVSNVKGQIRDDCDAFDVIAATFPGGTITGAPKIRTMEIIEELEPVRRGAYTGSMGWIGFQGDMELNITIRTMVIRDGDVHVQAGAGIVIDSDPSAEFKECLKKAKALWHAKEQSEAEWSGQ from the coding sequence ATGGCAAGGTTTGCAACAGGCATCAGCATGTCCCTCAGTGAGCTTGGGGAAGACTGGTATGCCACCTTTCGAAAGATGATACAGCCGGATGGCCGCCACGTGCTCCTTGAAAGCGGACGCGGGGGGCGCTATTCGATTATGGGCCTCTCCCCGTTTGCGACATTGACGGGTAAAGACGAGAGACTTCATATCGATTGCCACGGGAAACACGAGACCCGCACAGGACCGCTACTCGCCTCACTCAGATCGTGGATGGCGGATTGGCAAATCGAAGCGGATCCGGTGCTTCCGGATATTCAGGGCGGACTGATCGGTCAGATCAGCTACGATCTGATCCGCGAGGTGGAGACGATTCCCACCGAGGCGGCGGATGACCTTGATACGCGGGACGTGGAGCTCCTTGCTTTTGACGAGCTGTATGTCGTCGATCACCGGGCGGAGCGGCTCTATGCCATCGCCGTTTCAAAAGACAGGGATGATACGAGCCGGGCCGCCGGGCTCCTCCGGGACTGGCAGCGACATGCGAATGCCGGTGAGTCTTTTACTTTTTCCGAAAAAAAGGATGTGCTAAAATCAGAGGATACACCTGTCCGCTCCCTCGATGAAGAAGCCTTTTCGCAGGCTGTGGAACAGGTTCAGACCTACATCCGTCAGGGCGACGTCTTTCAGGTGAACCTGTCTGTCCGGGAGACGCGGGCGCTGAAGACCCCTCCTGAGCATTTGTATGACAAACTGCGGGAGATCAATCCGTCGCCTTATATGGGCTATCTGTCCTTGGGTGACGTAACATACGTCAGCGCTTCGCCGGAACTCCTCGTCAAGATCAGGGGTGACGAGATCAGCACCCGGCCCATTGCCGGGACGCGTTCACGGGGGAAGAGTCCGGAAGACGATGACCGTCTTGCGAGAACGCTTCTCGAAAATGAGAAGGAGCGGGCCGAGCATATTATGCTCGTCGACCTTGAACGCAATGACCTCGGGCGGGTTTCGGCCTTTGGCACCGTTGAAGTGGATGAGCTGATGGTGATTGAGAAATACTCCCACGTGCAGCACATCGTCTCGAACGTCAAAGGGCAAATCCGTGATGACTGTGATGCATTCGACGTCATAGCCGCCACGTTCCCGGGCGGGACGATCACCGGTGCACCGAAAATCCGCACGATGGAAATCATTGAAGAGCTCGAGCCGGTCCGAAGAGGCGCCTACACGGGGTCGATGGGCTGGATCGGTTTTCAGGGGGATATGGAACTCAATATTACGATCCGCACGATGGTGATCAGGGACGGCGATGTCCATGTTCAGGCCGGAGCGGGGATCGTCATTGATTCCGACCCGTCCGCAGAGTTCAAAGAGTGCCTGAAAAAAGCAAAGGCGCTCTGGCACGCGAAGGAACAGAGTGAAGCAGAGTGGTCCGGTCAGTAG
- the folB gene encoding dihydroneopterin aldolase, translated as MDKVFVEGMKFYGYHGAYRAENELGQRFEADVLMEMDSKKAAETDALEDTVNYALVYETVRDIIEGEAVNLVETLANRVADDILRKFHLVEACTVKVTKPDPPIPGHYDAVAVQVRRSRDHHAH; from the coding sequence ATGGATAAAGTGTTTGTCGAAGGCATGAAATTTTACGGGTATCACGGAGCATACCGTGCGGAGAACGAGCTTGGACAGCGTTTTGAAGCGGACGTGCTGATGGAGATGGATTCAAAGAAAGCGGCGGAGACCGATGCCCTTGAAGATACCGTCAACTATGCCCTCGTCTATGAAACGGTCCGGGATATTATCGAAGGGGAAGCGGTCAACCTCGTGGAGACCCTGGCAAACCGCGTGGCAGACGATATTCTCCGCAAGTTTCATCTTGTGGAAGCCTGCACGGTTAAGGTGACCAAGCCGGACCCGCCGATCCCGGGGCATTATGATGCGGTGGCCGTTCAGGTAAGAAGGAGCCGGGATCACCATGCACACTGA
- the folK gene encoding 2-amino-4-hydroxy-6-hydroxymethyldihydropteridine diphosphokinase, producing MHTDAAKHAFIAFGSNQGERIDCLKKALKALSDHPDLSLVDVSAIYETAPVGMTDQPSFLNMVAVFHSKLTAEALLNVTQSIEQDGGRERKERWGPRTIDLDILRHGTDTVDTAHLQIPHPRMMERAFVLVPLLDVAHHDPALCEDTLHEALKGCADRADVKRISDGLPDVDA from the coding sequence ATGCACACTGATGCGGCAAAGCATGCTTTTATCGCGTTCGGCTCCAATCAGGGGGAGCGGATCGATTGTCTGAAGAAAGCCCTGAAGGCCTTGAGCGACCACCCCGACCTGTCGCTGGTGGACGTTTCTGCGATCTATGAGACGGCCCCTGTCGGCATGACCGATCAGCCGTCTTTTTTAAATATGGTCGCGGTCTTCCACTCGAAGCTGACTGCCGAAGCACTTTTGAACGTGACCCAGTCGATTGAACAGGACGGGGGGCGTGAGCGCAAGGAGCGGTGGGGTCCGCGAACCATTGATCTCGATATCCTCCGTCACGGAACCGATACGGTCGATACGGCGCATTTGCAAATCCCGCATCCGCGTATGATGGAGCGGGCTTTTGTCCTGGTTCCGCTTCTCGATGTGGCCCATCACGATCCTGCTCTATGCGAAGATACACTGCACGAGGCCCTCAAAGGATGCGCTGACAGAGCGGACGTCAAGCGGATTTCTGACGGGCTGCCGGACGTGGATGCATGA
- the dusB gene encoding tRNA dihydrouridine synthase DusB — MTLSIGEITLKNPVVLAPMAGVCNPAFRLIAKEFGTGLVCAEMVSDKAILHQNKRSINMLYVAEREKPLSLQIFGGTKETLVEAAKIVDTQTNADIIDINMGCPVPKVTSCDAGARWLLNPDRIYEMVDAVVQAVDKPVTVKMRKGWDDDTVYAVDNAKAVEAAGGKAIALHGRTRVQMYEGEADWSIIKTVKEAVGIPIIGNGDVQTPEDAKRMMTETGADGVMIGRAALGNPWMLYRTIHFLETGENIAEPSPEEKMRVAILHMDRLIDWKGERVAVKEMRKHASYYMRGIRGAAKLRDQVNQMETREEMAGVMERIGLLDQERIPAGGS, encoded by the coding sequence ATGACTTTATCAATTGGAGAGATTACCCTGAAGAATCCCGTAGTACTCGCGCCTATGGCCGGGGTATGCAACCCTGCCTTTCGCCTGATTGCCAAAGAATTCGGCACAGGACTCGTTTGTGCGGAAATGGTCAGTGACAAGGCGATTCTTCATCAGAATAAACGTTCCATCAATATGTTGTATGTGGCTGAGCGGGAAAAGCCGCTCAGCCTGCAAATTTTCGGGGGGACGAAAGAGACCCTTGTGGAAGCGGCGAAAATCGTCGACACCCAGACGAACGCGGACATTATTGATATCAACATGGGCTGTCCGGTCCCGAAAGTGACGTCCTGTGACGCAGGTGCCCGCTGGCTGTTAAATCCCGACCGGATCTATGAGATGGTCGACGCCGTCGTACAGGCAGTCGACAAGCCTGTCACCGTCAAAATGCGCAAAGGCTGGGATGACGATACCGTCTACGCCGTTGACAATGCGAAAGCTGTAGAAGCAGCGGGAGGAAAAGCGATTGCCCTGCACGGGCGTACCCGCGTGCAGATGTATGAAGGCGAAGCGGACTGGTCCATCATCAAAACGGTCAAAGAGGCTGTCGGTATTCCGATTATCGGAAATGGCGATGTGCAGACCCCGGAAGATGCCAAACGCATGATGACGGAAACAGGAGCAGACGGTGTTATGATCGGCCGCGCAGCCCTCGGTAATCCATGGATGCTCTACAGAACGATTCATTTCCTTGAAACCGGCGAAAACATCGCCGAGCCTTCACCGGAAGAAAAGATGAGGGTGGCGATTCTGCATATGGATCGCCTCATTGATTGGAAGGGTGAACGTGTCGCCGTGAAAGAAATGCGTAAGCACGCTTCGTATTACATGAGAGGGATCCGCGGGGCGGCGAAGCTCCGTGATCAGGTCAATCAGATGGAAACCCGCGAAGAGATGGCGGGCGTCATGGAAAGGATTGGCCTGCTCGATCAGGAACGGATACCTGCCGGCGGATCATGA
- the hslO gene encoding Hsp33 family molecular chaperone HslO → MTNDYLVKALAYEDQVRIYAINSTDMTDEAARRHQTWRTVTAALGRALSAGTMMGSMLKGDEKLTIKIEGNGPASPMVIDANAKGKARGYVGRVDVDPERREDGKLNVGAVVGNEGHISVVKDLGMKDYFTGSVPLVSGELGDDFTYYFASSEQTPSSVALGVLIGEEEKVLASGGFILQLMPEASDATIDEVERILQGLPSVTEMLSEGMTPEDIVARLSGGTHRILEKLDTAFECNCSRERIETALYSIQEDELELMITEDEGAETSCHFCNEIYTFTKADLETILSNRKNGIQPE, encoded by the coding sequence GGACATGACGGACGAAGCAGCGAGGCGCCACCAGACGTGGCGAACGGTTACCGCTGCCCTCGGCCGGGCTCTCTCAGCAGGCACCATGATGGGCTCCATGCTTAAAGGTGACGAAAAGCTGACGATTAAAATCGAAGGAAACGGTCCGGCATCGCCGATGGTGATCGATGCCAATGCGAAAGGGAAAGCGAGGGGGTATGTCGGCCGTGTCGACGTGGACCCTGAGCGGCGTGAAGACGGTAAACTGAACGTAGGTGCCGTCGTTGGGAATGAAGGCCATATTTCCGTCGTCAAGGATCTCGGCATGAAGGATTATTTCACCGGCAGTGTTCCCCTTGTATCCGGTGAACTCGGTGATGATTTTACGTATTATTTCGCCTCATCGGAGCAGACCCCCTCCTCGGTGGCGCTGGGCGTGCTGATCGGGGAGGAAGAGAAAGTCCTGGCATCCGGCGGTTTTATTCTGCAGCTGATGCCGGAGGCCAGTGACGCGACCATTGATGAGGTGGAGCGGATTCTTCAGGGGCTTCCTTCGGTGACGGAGATGCTGTCTGAAGGGATGACGCCGGAAGACATCGTCGCCCGCCTTTCCGGCGGGACGCACCGCATTCTCGAAAAGCTCGATACGGCTTTTGAGTGCAACTGCTCGAGAGAACGGATCGAAACGGCCCTTTACAGCATCCAGGAAGATGAGCTGGAGCTGATGATCACCGAAGATGAAGGGGCTGAGACGTCGTGCCATTTCTGCAATGAAATCTATACGTTTACGAAAGCGGATCTCGAGACGATTCTGTCAAACCGCAAAAACGGGATACAGCCTGAATAA
- the pabA gene encoding aminodeoxychorismate/anthranilate synthase component II, whose protein sequence is MIVMIDNYDSFTYNLVQYLGEMGEELVVKRNDQVTLEEIEDLAPDFLMISPGPCSPDEAGISMDVIRHFAGKIPVFGVCLGHQSLAQVFGGDVVQAERLMHGKTSPVLHDGKTIFQGLESPFTATRYHSLIVKRETLPDCLEISAETAEGEIMALRHKEFAVEGVQFHPESIMTDTGKQLLRNFLDVHRQGEAPCTSK, encoded by the coding sequence ATGATCGTGATGATTGATAACTATGATTCGTTTACGTATAACCTGGTTCAGTATTTGGGTGAAATGGGTGAAGAGCTTGTGGTCAAACGGAATGACCAGGTGACCCTTGAGGAGATTGAGGACCTTGCGCCGGATTTTCTCATGATTTCACCGGGTCCCTGTTCACCGGATGAAGCGGGCATCAGCATGGACGTGATCCGGCATTTTGCCGGGAAGATCCCTGTCTTTGGCGTATGTCTCGGCCATCAGTCTCTCGCCCAGGTATTTGGCGGCGACGTCGTTCAGGCGGAGCGGCTGATGCACGGCAAGACCTCCCCGGTTCTCCATGACGGCAAGACGATTTTTCAGGGGCTTGAGAGCCCGTTCACCGCAACCCGCTACCATTCCCTGATCGTGAAGAGGGAGACGTTGCCGGACTGTCTGGAGATTTCGGCGGAGACGGCGGAAGGGGAGATTATGGCCCTTCGTCATAAGGAATTTGCCGTTGAAGGCGTGCAGTTCCATCCGGAATCGATTATGACGGATACCGGGAAACAGCTTCTCCGGAATTTTCTCGACGTGCACCGGCAGGGTGAAGCACCATGTACATCAAAGTAA
- the pabC gene encoding aminodeoxychorismate lyase, with product MYIKVNGTIIPEEEARISPLDHGFLYGMGLFETFRTYDGHPFLLDEHMKRLREGADEMNIQLPAYDRQDVVETIRALLAANKNRDLYFRWNVTAGHGGVGLTAEPYEEPGELVFVKDAPTPPATKQARVLTQTRNTPEGAVRRKSHHYMNSMLAKQELGQDPGTEGMMLTSDGHVSEGIVSNVFWVKKDTLYTPSLETGCLPGVTRAWVADYADKQRLPFQEGFFTAADMMQAEAVFVTNAIQEIVPVTAIDGRPFDSQTNPHLLALKQQYEIDKKQAYSLGECGL from the coding sequence ATGTACATCAAAGTAAATGGCACGATCATCCCGGAGGAAGAGGCGAGAATCTCGCCTCTCGATCACGGGTTTTTGTATGGAATGGGCCTGTTTGAAACGTTTCGGACGTACGATGGGCACCCGTTTTTACTCGATGAACATATGAAGCGCCTCCGTGAAGGGGCGGACGAGATGAATATCCAGCTTCCTGCCTACGACAGACAGGATGTGGTTGAGACAATTCGAGCGTTGTTGGCTGCCAACAAGAACCGGGATCTCTACTTCCGTTGGAATGTCACCGCCGGACATGGCGGTGTCGGATTAACGGCAGAACCGTATGAAGAACCGGGGGAGCTCGTTTTTGTGAAAGATGCCCCGACGCCGCCTGCAACAAAGCAGGCCAGGGTGCTGACGCAGACACGGAACACCCCGGAAGGCGCGGTCCGCCGGAAATCCCACCATTATATGAACAGCATGCTCGCCAAGCAGGAACTCGGTCAGGATCCGGGCACCGAGGGCATGATGCTCACCTCAGATGGCCATGTATCAGAGGGGATTGTGTCGAACGTATTTTGGGTAAAGAAAGATACGCTGTATACACCGTCCCTTGAAACAGGCTGCCTGCCGGGGGTGACCCGGGCCTGGGTGGCTGATTATGCAGATAAACAGCGATTGCCGTTTCAGGAAGGGTTTTTTACCGCGGCGGACATGATGCAGGCGGAGGCCGTGTTTGTCACGAATGCGATCCAGGAAATCGTGCCGGTGACGGCCATTGACGGTCGCCCGTTTGACAGTCAGACGAATCCGCATCTTCTTGCCTTGAAACAGCAGTATGAGATTGATAAAAAGCAGGCTTATTCCCTCGGAGAGTGCGGCCTGTAA
- the lysS gene encoding lysine--tRNA ligase, whose amino-acid sequence MVIVTHEFDATDQLQVRREKLQNLLDLGMDPFGSKFERSHMAQPLHDDYEEVEKDELADKDIKVTLGGRIMTKRGKGKAGFAHVQDLTGQIQIYVRKDQVGDEAYELFTKTDIGDIVGVSGVLFKTKVGELSIKVSSFEMLTKSLRPLPDKYHGLKDVEQRYRQRYLDLIVNPEVRDTFVLRSKILQSMRRYLDDHGYLEVETPMMHAIPGGASAKPFITHHNALDMTLYMRIAIELHLKRLIVGGLEKVYEIGRVFRNEGVSTRHNPEFTMIELYEAYADYHDVMALTENLIAHIAQDVLGTTKVHYGDSEIDLEPKWRRLHMVDAIKEETGVDFWQEMTDEEARDLAKKHGVPHKDTMKFGHIVNEFFEHFIEEKLIEPTFVYGHPLDISPLAKKNDEDPRFTDRFELFIVGREHANAFSELNDPVDQRARFEAQLLEREQGDDEAHMMDEDFVESLEYGLPPTGGLGIGIDRLVMLLTNSPSIRDVLLFPQMRNSQPSGEQES is encoded by the coding sequence ATGGTAATCGTGACACATGAATTTGATGCAACGGATCAGCTGCAGGTGCGAAGAGAGAAACTACAGAACCTCCTTGACCTTGGCATGGATCCGTTCGGCTCAAAGTTTGAACGTTCACATATGGCTCAGCCATTGCATGACGACTATGAAGAAGTGGAGAAAGATGAACTGGCGGACAAGGACATTAAGGTGACCCTTGGCGGCCGGATCATGACCAAACGCGGGAAAGGCAAGGCCGGATTTGCCCACGTGCAGGATCTGACCGGGCAGATCCAGATTTATGTCCGTAAAGACCAGGTCGGTGACGAGGCCTATGAGCTGTTTACGAAAACAGATATCGGAGACATCGTCGGCGTATCGGGTGTTCTCTTTAAAACCAAAGTGGGCGAGCTGTCGATTAAAGTGTCATCGTTTGAAATGCTGACCAAATCCCTGCGTCCGTTACCGGATAAATATCACGGCCTCAAGGATGTGGAGCAGCGTTACCGGCAGCGGTATCTCGACCTGATCGTGAATCCGGAAGTGCGCGATACCTTTGTGTTACGCAGTAAAATCCTGCAATCCATGCGTCGTTACCTCGATGATCACGGTTATCTTGAAGTGGAGACGCCAATGATGCATGCCATTCCGGGCGGAGCCTCGGCGAAACCGTTTATCACACATCACAATGCCCTCGACATGACGCTTTATATGCGAATCGCCATTGAGCTTCACTTGAAGCGACTCATCGTCGGCGGCCTTGAGAAAGTGTACGAAATCGGACGTGTATTCCGTAATGAAGGGGTCTCGACCCGCCATAACCCGGAATTCACCATGATCGAACTGTATGAAGCGTATGCCGATTATCATGATGTGATGGCACTGACTGAAAATCTGATCGCCCATATTGCCCAAGATGTTCTTGGAACGACGAAAGTGCATTATGGCGATAGTGAGATTGATCTTGAGCCGAAATGGCGCCGGCTTCATATGGTTGATGCCATTAAAGAAGAGACGGGCGTTGATTTCTGGCAGGAGATGACCGATGAAGAAGCCCGTGATCTTGCGAAGAAACATGGCGTGCCTCATAAAGACACGATGAAATTCGGTCACATTGTGAACGAATTCTTTGAGCACTTCATTGAAGAGAAACTGATTGAACCGACGTTTGTTTACGGACACCCGCTTGATATTTCGCCTTTGGCGAAGAAGAACGATGAGGATCCGCGCTTTACGGATCGTTTTGAATTGTTTATTGTCGGACGGGAGCATGCCAATGCATTCTCTGAGCTGAATGACCCTGTTGATCAGCGTGCCCGGTTTGAAGCTCAGCTTCTCGAGCGTGAGCAGGGAGACGATGAAGCCCATATGATGGATGAAGACTTTGTTGAATCTTTGGAGTATGGATTACCGCCAACCGGAGGACTCGGCATCGGGATTGACCGTCTCGTCATGCTGTTGACGAATTCACCATCAATCCGGGACGTTCTGCTGTTCCCGCAAATGAGAAACAGTCAGCCATCCGGCGAACAGGAATCTTAA
- the folP gene encoding dihydropteroate synthase yields MMKEYFSTMKWDRYELNFADKTLIMGILNVTPDSFSDGGKFQSEQEWQDRAKEMVRQGADIIDIGGESTRPGSTPVPADEELGRVIPAIRAIRSVVDVPISIDTYKSDVAEAAIQAGASIINDVWGARYDSGMAEVAARFDVPIILMHNRERMDYTDLITDMKEDLRKSVRIAKEAGVKDERIILDPGIGFAKTYEDNLTVMRELDAFMDLGYPMLLGTSRKSLIAKTLNLPVHERVEGTGATVCLGIEKGCDIVRVHDVLEMSRMARMMDVMIGKSQVPLEKSGA; encoded by the coding sequence ATGATGAAGGAATATTTCAGTACGATGAAGTGGGACCGCTATGAACTGAATTTTGCCGACAAAACGCTGATTATGGGTATTTTGAATGTAACCCCCGATTCATTCTCTGACGGAGGGAAGTTCCAGTCCGAACAGGAATGGCAGGACCGTGCGAAGGAAATGGTCCGGCAGGGTGCAGATATCATTGATATTGGCGGAGAATCGACGAGACCCGGTTCCACACCGGTTCCGGCAGACGAAGAACTCGGTCGGGTCATACCGGCGATTCGGGCCATCCGTTCTGTGGTGGATGTGCCGATCTCCATCGATACGTACAAATCTGACGTGGCAGAAGCGGCGATTCAGGCGGGTGCATCGATCATCAATGATGTGTGGGGTGCCCGCTACGATTCGGGAATGGCTGAAGTTGCGGCACGGTTTGATGTCCCGATTATCCTGATGCACAACCGCGAGCGGATGGATTACACGGATCTGATTACGGATATGAAAGAAGATCTTCGTAAGAGTGTCCGCATTGCCAAGGAAGCGGGGGTGAAGGATGAGCGGATCATCCTTGATCCCGGGATCGGGTTTGCCAAAACGTATGAGGATAATCTCACGGTGATGCGTGAACTCGATGCCTTTATGGACCTTGGCTATCCGATGCTCCTCGGGACGTCAAGAAAGTCTCTGATTGCGAAGACGCTCAACCTCCCTGTGCACGAGCGGGTGGAAGGCACGGGTGCGACGGTTTGCCTTGGAATTGAGAAAGGCTGCGACATCGTCAGGGTTCATGACGTCCTCGAGATGAGCCGCATGGCAAGAATGATGGATGTGATGATTGGAAAAAGCCAGGTGCCGCTGGAGAAAAGTGGCGCATGA